A window from Thermoplasmatales archaeon encodes these proteins:
- a CDS encoding peptidase C25, giving the protein MKNLKILFVGCILLASSLVTGINNEKRISEKIIFSEPKILENGFIEIKEANGYTNDAYSPCLPIFTKTFIFDLKTEIKNVEIIPKKIEKITLNKEVPCSVGAVSIGREFSNVRNKYYLDVYPDKWGIFNIGIGLDKIFLTFELYPIKYHPALNFAEYAGEFELKIIYEKGNYENINQYDLLIICPQKWKDEISELKQHKESKGIKTIIISTDEIYSGKYFSCNGRDDAEKVKYFIKNAKEEWGIKYVLLFGGMKGQRFWEWYVPVRYTNLDDNSSWETGYLSDLYFADLYKYENGSIVFDDWDSNGNGIFAEWNSKNKDILDLYPDVYVGRLPARYDWEVKQLINKIINYENNAFGKEWFKRMVVIGGDSFPDIEVGTDYIEGQVECDHALSFMEGFEKIKIYVEGGDIQFTPENAENILSQGAGFVYFSGHGNPASWATHPHNDFETWIDFGLKNIRALSNGEKLPVLVVGGCHNSQFNSSILRFLTQGIWAYYLGEMTPQCWSELMLKNTGGGSIATIGNTGLGYGTIGDGPVDEVPDSVPDGVPDCIQYLGGWLEPHFFKVYMDGKDVLGETWANTIADYLNHFPIDWSKDWVGERPYTIELVDCKTVQEWVLFGDPSLKIGGYL; this is encoded by the coding sequence ATGAAAAATTTGAAAATTCTGTTTGTTGGATGTATTCTTTTAGCCAGCTCGTTGGTAACTGGGATTAATAACGAAAAAAGAATTTCTGAAAAAATAATATTTTCGGAGCCAAAGATACTAGAGAATGGATTTATTGAAATTAAAGAAGCAAATGGTTATACAAATGATGCTTATTCCCCCTGCCTGCCAATTTTCACAAAAACTTTTATTTTTGATTTGAAAACAGAGATAAAAAATGTTGAGATAATTCCTAAAAAAATAGAAAAAATAACACTCAACAAGGAAGTACCTTGCTCAGTAGGTGCTGTCTCAATAGGGAGAGAATTTAGCAATGTAAGAAATAAATATTATCTTGATGTTTATCCGGATAAATGGGGGATATTTAATATAGGTATCGGGCTCGATAAAATATTTTTAACTTTTGAATTGTATCCTATAAAATATCATCCTGCTTTAAATTTTGCTGAATATGCTGGAGAATTTGAATTGAAAATAATATATGAGAAAGGAAACTATGAAAATATCAACCAATATGATTTACTCATCATCTGTCCTCAAAAATGGAAGGATGAAATTTCCGAATTGAAGCAACACAAAGAAAGCAAAGGAATAAAAACAATAATTATTTCAACAGATGAGATTTACAGCGGAAAATATTTTTCTTGCAATGGTAGGGATGATGCTGAAAAAGTGAAATATTTCATTAAAAATGCAAAGGAGGAGTGGGGAATAAAATATGTTCTGCTATTTGGGGGAATGAAAGGACAGAGATTTTGGGAATGGTATGTTCCAGTTAGATATACAAATCTTGATGATAATTCAAGTTGGGAAACTGGTTATTTGAGCGATTTATACTTTGCTGACCTATATAAATATGAAAATGGAAGCATTGTTTTTGATGACTGGGACAGCAATGGGAATGGAATATTTGCTGAATGGAATAGTAAAAACAAGGATATTCTTGATTTATATCCTGATGTATATGTTGGAAGATTACCTGCAAGATATGACTGGGAAGTAAAACAACTAATAAACAAAATAATAAATTATGAGAATAATGCATTTGGAAAAGAATGGTTTAAAAGAATGGTTGTTATAGGTGGCGATTCCTTCCCCGACATAGAGGTTGGAACAGATTATATAGAGGGGCAGGTTGAATGTGACCATGCCTTAAGTTTTATGGAAGGTTTTGAGAAAATAAAAATATATGTTGAAGGAGGAGATATACAATTTACTCCTGAAAACGCAGAAAATATTCTTTCTCAAGGAGCAGGCTTTGTTTATTTTAGCGGTCACGGAAATCCAGCAAGCTGGGCAACACATCCCCATAATGATTTTGAAACATGGATTGATTTTGGATTGAAAAATATAAGAGCTCTTAGTAATGGAGAAAAATTGCCGGTTTTAGTTGTTGGTGGATGCCACAACAGCCAGTTTAACAGCAGTATCTTAAGATTTTTAACTCAAGGAATATGGGCTTATTATTTAGGAGAAATGACCCCTCAATGCTGGAGCGAGTTAATGCTGAAAAATACAGGGGGAGGAAGCATAGCAACTATTGGAAACACTGGTTTGGGATATGGAACAATAGGGGATGGGCCGGTGGATGAAGTTCCAGACAGCGTGCCGGATGGCGTGCCTGATTGCATCCAATATTTGGGCGGATGGCTTGAACCACATTTCTTCAAAGTTTATATGGATGGGAAGGATGTGCTTGGTGAGACATGGGCTAATACGATTGCAGATTATCTCAATCATTTTCCTATTGACTGGAGCAAAGATTGGGTAGGAGAAAGACCATATACAATTGAACTTGTTGACTGCAAAACAGTTCAGGAATGGGTTTTGTTCGGTGACCCAAGCCTTAAGATAGGAGGATACCTCTAA
- a CDS encoding MBL fold metallo-hydrolase, translating to MRVIPLFSDSMGVRSMATIIEIKEKKVFIDASAALGPSRYGLPPHEIEINALYEAKRKIGDIAKGCDIFVITHYHYDHYDPEESFYCGKKIYAKRIDSFINRSQRERGSYFHQIFSDKAKIIYCDGNEYREDEFKIKFSPPFPHGPEGVIVGYVIMVSIEEKKKILFASDVQGPVYEKAKEYIIEENPEILIMDGPPSYFLGWKFSMENLQKAEKNLIEIMEKTDCELILDHHLLRDIDYRKRMKMLYEIYGKRIKTFAEWNGLKNTLLEARRKELWEKY from the coding sequence ATGAGAGTTATTCCTCTTTTTTCTGATTCAATGGGCGTTCGCTCAATGGCAACTATAATTGAAATTAAAGAAAAAAAAGTTTTTATAGATGCTTCCGCCGCCCTCGGGCCGTCTCGATACGGGCTGCCGCCCCATGAGATTGAAATAAATGCCCTTTATGAAGCGAAAAGAAAGATAGGGGACATTGCCAAGGGATGCGACATTTTTGTAATAACCCATTATCACTATGACCATTATGACCCTGAAGAAAGCTTTTATTGTGGAAAAAAAATATATGCTAAAAGGATAGACAGTTTTATCAACAGGAGTCAGCGGGAGAGAGGTAGCTATTTTCATCAGATTTTCAGTGACAAAGCTAAAATAATATACTGCGATGGAAATGAATACAGGGAAGATGAGTTTAAGATAAAATTCTCACCTCCTTTCCCTCATGGTCCAGAAGGAGTAATTGTTGGATATGTAATTATGGTTAGTATTGAAGAAAAGAAAAAAATTCTTTTTGCATCAGATGTGCAAGGACCTGTTTATGAAAAAGCGAAAGAATATATAATAGAGGAAAATCCAGAGATTCTTATAATGGATGGCCCCCCTTCCTATTTTCTTGGATGGAAGTTTTCTATGGAAAATTTGCAGAAAGCGGAGAAAAATTTAATTGAAATAATGGAAAAAACTGATTGCGAGCTTATACTTGATCATCATTTGTTGAGAGATATTGACTACAGGAAAAGAATGAAAATGCTTTATGAGATATATGGAAAAAGAATAAAAACATTTGCCGAATGGAATGGTTTAAAAAATACATTGCTCGAGGCAAGAAGAAAGGAATTATGGGAAAAATATTAA
- a CDS encoding 4Fe-4S cluster-binding domain-containing protein has translation MLERYHSILEGKTENNYTKNKDKLEKIIEEVEDIFRNCHFCEHRCYVDRNKNKGKCRVKNSKISSHFLHYGEERVLVPSYTIFFSGCNFSCIYCQNWDISQFENGLYIEPEKMAVLIEKAEKSGAKNVNWVGGEPTPNLLYILKVLKNCNSNLPQIWNSNMYCSEETMDILRYIIDLYLTDFKYGNNSCAKNLSKIDRYFEIVTRNHEIAYRNGEMIVRHLILPNHIDCCSKPVIEWISENIPNAAVNIMDQYYPTYKAYENHEINRRITRAEYNEVYLYALKKGIILI, from the coding sequence ATGCTTGAGAGATATCATTCCATATTGGAGGGGAAAACAGAAAATAATTATACAAAAAATAAGGATAAACTGGAAAAAATTATAGAGGAGGTGGAAGATATATTCAGAAATTGCCATTTTTGTGAGCATAGATGCTATGTGGATAGAAATAAAAATAAGGGTAAATGTAGGGTAAAAAATTCAAAAATATCATCTCATTTCTTACATTATGGTGAGGAAAGAGTTCTGGTTCCTTCATATACAATATTTTTCTCTGGATGTAATTTTTCCTGTATTTATTGTCAGAATTGGGACATTTCTCAGTTTGAAAATGGTTTATATATTGAGCCAGAAAAAATGGCTGTTTTAATAGAAAAAGCAGAAAAAAGTGGAGCAAAAAATGTTAATTGGGTCGGTGGAGAACCAACTCCTAATCTGCTATACATATTAAAAGTATTGAAAAATTGTAATTCAAATCTTCCGCAAATATGGAATTCAAATATGTATTGCAGTGAAGAAACGATGGATATTTTAAGATACATTATTGATCTATACCTTACAGATTTTAAATATGGGAATAATTCATGTGCAAAAAATTTATCAAAAATAGATAGATATTTTGAGATTGTTACAAGAAATCATGAAATAGCTTACAGGAACGGAGAGATGATAGTGCGTCATCTCATTCTTCCAAATCATATAGATTGCTGTTCGAAGCCAGTAATTGAATGGATCTCTGAAAATATCCCAAATGCAGCAGTTAACATTATGGACCAGTATTATCCAACTTACAAAGCATATGAAAACCATGAAATAAATAGAAGAATAACACGGGCAGAATACAATGAAGTTTATTTATATGCATTAAAAAAGGGAATTATTCTGATTTGA
- a CDS encoding nicotinamide-nucleotide adenylyltransferase — MRALIIGRFQPFHMGHAKLAENSKKYEIIFAIGSAYESFTFENPFTCSERYEMIVLAMKENKIKNYHIVPAPDINRYGLYAKHIEEIMPSFDIVISNNQLIKELFEREGYEVIEKPLFKRNIYQGKIIREKIAKKEKWENLVPKNVANFIKKIKGEERIRKIAEKGCNKFKSE, encoded by the coding sequence ATGCGTGCTTTGATTATTGGCAGGTTTCAACCATTTCATATGGGGCATGCAAAACTCGCTGAAAATTCAAAAAAATATGAAATAATTTTTGCAATTGGTTCCGCATATGAAAGTTTCACTTTTGAAAATCCATTTACATGTAGTGAGAGATATGAAATGATTGTTCTTGCAATGAAAGAAAATAAAATTAAAAATTACCATATTGTCCCTGCTCCAGATATAAATAGATATGGGCTTTATGCAAAGCATATTGAAGAGATTATGCCATCTTTTGATATAGTTATTTCAAACAACCAGCTGATAAAGGAACTTTTTGAAAGAGAGGGCTATGAAGTTATCGAAAAACCCCTTTTTAAAAGAAATATTTACCAGGGTAAAATTATAAGGGAGAAAATTGCCAAAAAAGAAAAATGGGAAAATCTTGTTCCAAAAAATGTTGCAAATTTTATAAAAAAAATAAAGGGAGAGGAAAGAATAAGAAAAATTGCTGAAAAAGGTTGTAATAAATTCAAATCAGAATAA